The genomic segment CAGCATATAATACATGTCCATTACTGTCACGTCCCACAGCTCCAACACTAAAGTAATCTTTCATCTCTACTACCGCTGCATCTACATTTACTTTGAGTGTTCCAATAGGAGGAGGTCGCCAGGTAGATTTTTGAAGAAGAGGTAATACAGTGGATTCTTGTTGAAATGATAGGAGTGGACAATATAATGGTCCCTGCTCTAATAACTCGTGCTAGGATTTCATCAGTAGATTGAGCCTTTTTTTTAAACACCAACTGGTTTCTGTCAATCTATATGCTCCAACAAAGAAAAGTCGAGAGTCCAATGCCATAATCATTTCATTGCTTGTTAATATGATAATATCTGTGAAACGCATTTACTTATTTCAATCAATACAATATCATATATTGCGACATCATTGTTCATTTGCTTGTGTTTGATCGACTATCATTCCTGCTGTATTTCTTCATCTGTGTGGCCAGTAACCATCATCCTAATAATGGCCTAAGAGATCAATGCCTCCAGGTCTCAGGCCCAGGGATAGGGGACGTCGAAAAATAGTTGATTTGGTACATATCGTTCTTTAAGTCAATAATTCAAATAAGTTTGTGCGACTAATGTTATTATGCACATGTTGTGTGCTTGTACAATTATATTCCGTGAATAATTGTTTTTAGGTTCTAGTCAAATTTTATGTAAAATTAGGAAATGTTACAATTTTTCTTATGTATGCATCTTTGTAATTTTGGTCATTTAAATTATCAACATTTAGTCTTTGACATATATCTTTCAAatgaattttaatcattttctcATTTGCGTGTTGATGCGATACTGCATACGTCAATTGTATGTCGGCGTCATGCATGTGTCACTTCAAAACAAAAGAGACTAAAattgaaaggaaaaaaaaaacaaatataacaTATTAGAATTGAAATTTGACAATGCAGATGATCAAAAATACAAATAGTCAAATACACACAAAAAATTGTGATTTCCCATAAAATTATGAATAATAATATTGAAAAGGTTCATAAGTATTTTATGATAATTTGTAATTATTGTTTggataatgttatttttaaacaaaataattattcaaatatattGAAATTTGTATGGTAAGATAGTGTGACATGATCATATCAAATATGGTCAAATATtcatcatcatcaacatatataatattgtctAACAAACAGTACCCTATTAATATATATTCTAGAATAAAATTTTCGGATTGAATTTCTTATTTGATATATATTCCTATGTATAATTTAAGCTGAAGTAAAACTTTATGTTGATTTTGAGCCCTAAAACAGTAATAATGAGAGAAGATAGAAGGCAAAATTTAATTACCATGCCATTCAACAACCTGCCCCTTGGTCCATCGAAGTGCAACTCACATTTTGTCCTCGTGAGGCTAATACTGTAGTCTGTCTTTCAGCGTCCGAGAGCTTATCTTTAAACATGTTTAAAAGGGGGACTAGCAGGTATGCCGGCCCACCTTTACGGcggattaaaaaaaatttaataaaaaatctaCCTATTTTAGTTTGCAGTGAGATTAGTCGACAAATCTAACTAATTTTATGTGTGTTTTTGACGGGTTGAGATGGACCGACGCAAACCTAACCCATTTTGACATGTCTACTTATCTTGTCATTGGAGTTTCAGGATTCCATTCTTATATGCAAAGGATGGGGTTGCCTTGCTAAAAAACACGACATAGAAGAGAATGCAACAGGGTATTTTTATATATCATCTAACATtaccatttatttattttattaagaatTTCAACTGTATATTTTCATGATCAATGCAGTTTCATATAAATTGCAAAGCATAGAAAGTTATTTAAGGACTGAGCTAAACAAGaataaaaaattgtacattacaTAAGCAAAATCACAAAACCATTCACAGTAATGGCAAAATGTTGAAAACCAGACCGGCATATAAAGTGGTGGGATGAAACTGCTGCATCAACACAAAGACATCACGTTTTTAAGTTTCATGCCCATCATTTTAGGACATTCTGCTCCCACAACATCCTTGAGGGATATGAAGCTGAAATCGTGCGCATTAACCTCCCTTTTCCGGGGTCCCATTGCTCTCAACTCcctgaaattttttttagtagGACTAAAAGAAACAAGAGATTCTGAACTAGATATAAACCACAGATCGCCGTTGTTCAAAAATTTAATATGTCGTTGCAGATCCTCAACCTGCAATTTAATGTAAAACTTCGTGTCAATGCTGACGTGTCTGGTCCATGATTCTTTAATTCCATATTCTCTCATTAACCAAACCTCGAAGTCAGCATCCTCGTAAATGTAGCAGATGCAGAGACAATCTTTTAGAACCCCAATATTGATCCAGGAGATTCTGTTCACGTATTGTAGACTGAAGTGAGCTGGAGGTGGGACAAACTTGAATTTTTCTGTTGCCAAGTCGAATGAACTTACAAGCTCACAAGGTTTATAGCTGTCGGTTATCCAGTGGAGTACACCATTTAGAAGAGGATCAAATGATTTAAGTTTTGGCCTAGGGGCATTTTCAACCCTTCTCCATGAATCTGAACCAAGTGTGTGTATGTTAGCTACCATTCTTTTCGATTCTGCAGAAGTGACAGAGTCAATGGACGTAAGGTACATGAAACTGACGACCTTATACTTCTTAGTTTTTAGGCAATATCCGAATCCGGAATTGTTTGCATGAGTATAAAGGGGAGCTAAGACAACCAGGCTAGGAAGTTTTATCATTTTGCAGCATATAGGGTTACATATTGCATAGAAGGGTTTTGGTGGTGATTCAATATACAAACACAGAAGTCCATTGCATGGTCCAACAAAATCAAGTCTTTGGATGTGATCGAATTGAGCACTAATCTGACACGCAATATGTGGCCTAATAcgaaagtcatgattaaaacttTGATCATCACTAGAGCACAAGGATATATCAACCTCATCATGATTAAAGGAAAGGAAGCGCAGAATCGAACGTTTCCGCAAGTTTTCATGACAAAATAGATAGGTTGTTAAGGTAGATGATCTGGAAAAATGTAATTCGATAAAATAAGGATCTTTGAGAAGGTCAAGAAAGGTCTTACAAACACATTGACATTGGAATATACTCTTCAGCGGAAGCCTAGAAAAAATATCACACAATATATGGACGGGCAACTCACATATAGGAAAACTTAGTCTACTTATCACGGCTGCAGCACTATCACAAGGTTGTTCATCAATCCAGTTGTTCCCTCGTCCCTCACTATTCATAAAACGTTTGATGCGTCTCTTGTTCCCGTCTAACTCCATTCAAAGAACTAAACACAACAGTCTGCACTGTTTCGAGAGAAGAGTATTTGTATCCTCAGCACTATAAAGTAATAATCTTGCTTCCCAATTTAAGACGAGCCCTTTACTGAATCAAGATAAACCGAAAATAATACatcatgggagtaaaaatattaaataaaaaatgcaTTATGTCTCATCAATGTGGAGTCGAAGATACTAGTTTAGAGGATGGACATTAAACGTGGAAGTCACACTGAAAAAAATATTGTCCCTCGTTCCCTAAACCAAAAAAACACTACTGAGCAGATAAAATGCTATTATGATTAAAAAAACGTCTCTTTACTGATATTCAGAGCAGGTCCCATGATTTCTCCATAATCCAAATTCCAAATCCGAATCGGCAAACACAAGCTTCTACAAATTTCCAGCTACCACAAAAACATCATGCGCCAAATTACAAAGAGCGATCTATACATccttttctatatatatatatatatatatatatatatatatatatatatatatatatatatatatatatatatatatatatatataaagccaAATCCCATTTAAATTCCAAATGAAATAATCATCTCTCATATGCCAAAAGAATCAAACAAACATGATCTCATCTCacttttgattttaaaaaattggaATAATTACGAGATCCCGACCATAGAAttaaaacataaaacctcaatTAACGAAAACTTTCCGCGAAACTAAAACAGAAACAAAGAGAGAACCTTGGGTGTCGATTTCGTTGCCGAGGCTGACTTGTGAGAGAAGTATTCTGAGTCGGTGTTAGAGTTGTCGATTTGTTGGGATggaattaatatttatttttgtcaAATGACTGAAATACCCTttcaataaaaaatttcatttaaatGATAGATTTTTAATCATAAATTTCGGTCATAAAATAATGACAGAAACTAATTTTTCATGgtaaaaatttgtatgagacagtctcacagattttatttttgtgagatagatatcTGATTTGTAGATAAATCTTCTTCTGGGCTAGACAATCTCATAGGTCTATATGGACTATGGTCATCCAAATGGAACATGGCAACTCCAAAAATATTCTTTAACATGTCCCCCGAGACTGCTTGCTCCAGCTCTTTGTATAAACTTGGGCATAGAAGATATGGAACGTAGAGATTGGTTGCATCTTGTTGCAGTCCACTGTGATGCATGGCTGTTGTCTGTAGCTTTTTTCCATGCCACGAGTATCGATTTGATAGCTCTGAAAGGTAAATATAGTATGTTTGTAATACTTTCCCCAATGTTTTTTTCTATCACAATGCGCCAGAAACTTCTTCTTTTGATTATCTTTTACTTTATGTGATAGTATATTCATATTGGCAGAAAGAGACTTCTTGCCGAGATCAATACTTTCGCGACTATAGTGGAGGTTGTGAGAAAAGGCCAGAACGGCAATTAACAAGATGACGATGAGCAACATGAAGCTGAACAAGATGACAAAGAAGAAGATGAACAAGAAGATCTTATTTGTCAAACTTGTGGACTCGTCAAGTTTAACAAGAATGAATTTTGGATCTACTGTGTCACGTGCACAGGATGGTATCACGGTGCATGCGAGCTCGTATCACGTTCTGATGCAGAAAATATCTTTTCTTATGAATGTCTTGCTTGCAGGGAAACATGAACTTGAGAGTACATGCCCCACCCCATATTTTTCATTCATGATAGATCTTTGTACATTTTGCACCGAATAATCATTTTTTGACACAAACTGTGGTATAGATTTCTGTATGACAATGGTCTAATGCATTTTTTTATGGATTGTTGTTGATTCTACAAATTACCGAATAAAGGCCATGTTTACAATCTTTTACATATCAAGTTTAAATTttcattcaaaaaataataattaaagtaATAAAATGGGTTattgtgaaaaataaaagtaGGACAACGTCATGCATAATTTTCAAGTCTGAAAAGAAGAGCGTCAATCAAGAAATAGGTGAATCTCAGGGATTCCTCAAGAAATCAATCAATCATCTTCCAAGAAAAAATGGGCGACACGAGTGTTACTGTTGAATCAATGGTGAACGAATTTTTCGGACGAAGAATGGACATCATCCAAGCACTAACTGTTGGTAATTTCATTTTCTACTTTGTTCATTGATTAGAGTTCATAAACGAAAGAGAAATACGTTTAGGGGACTTTCCTTTGTCAAGTTCTCCACTTAAGCCACTCATTTGGAACCCGAACACCCATATGCAATGTTCACTTCCACCAAGTGGTATTATCATGCACTACAAAAAACTGTTCATTTATCGACGATTttgaaccgtcgctaaattgtaTTTTGCC from the Primulina eburnea isolate SZY01 chromosome 3, ASM2296580v1, whole genome shotgun sequence genome contains:
- the LOC140826886 gene encoding F-box protein At3g07870-like, translated to MELDGNKRRIKRFMNSEGRGNNWIDEQPCDSAAAVISRLSFPICELPVHILCDIFSRLPLKSIFQCQCVCKTFLDLLKDPYFIELHFSRSSTLTTYLFCHENLRKRSILRFLSFNHDEVDISLCSSDDQSFNHDFRIRPHIACQISAQFDHIQRLDFVGPCNGLLCLYIESPPKPFYAICNPICCKMIKLPSLVVLAPLYTHANNSGFGYCLKTKKYKVVSFMYLTSIDSVTSAESKRMVANIHTLGSDSWRRVENAPRPKLKSFDPLLNGVLHWITDSYKPCELVSSFDLATEKFKFVPPPAHFSLQYVNRISWINIGVLKDCLCICYIYEDADFEVWLMREYGIKESWTRHVSIDTKFYIKLQVEDLQRHIKFLNNGDLWFISSSESLVSFSPTKKNFRELRAMGPRKREVNAHDFSFISLKDVVGAECPKMMGMKLKNVMSLC